tttatcctcAATGTCTGTGATGAAATGCAATAATTTGAATAGTTATTTTAACAAGATACttctaaaaatttatagttaattatttttctattaatttatctttataattttaactaaaatcttcTTTTACGAattattgtataaattttaactataaataaatattttaaatattgctaggataaaattcaaaaaaaatattttcataacttaaaactgttatatttacatgAACCAATCAATTAACGTTTTTATAACATGCACTTAAcgttaaagataaaaaataatatttttttaatattacatagatgtaaataaataaaataaataattacaaaaattaaaataaataaaaaattgtatttatatgaataaaaaatatatttaaacaatatttttcaaCGACTAAAGAGAAAAATGATACTACACTATGGATTTAGACTgattgttaatataaaatataaaagactttATACCGAAAGAGTCATTAAACCCAAAGTTGAAAAACGAAAAATTAGAGATTATATAAGATTAAAAACCCATCTAaccttttattaaataaaataaaattattttaaacatcaaatttaataattttgaagtGAGAAAAGCATCAAAACAGCACACAAAACCCACACAGTTCCTACCTAAATACGTACACTATCTAAATTCTAATAACCTCAGTAGCTACATCGAAACTTCACCATGTCAATTCACTCATCCAAACACGCCCTTACCACTTACGCCTCCATATTCCTCTTCCTACTTATCGAAATTTCAACGCCGATCAAAGTTATCGCCGGCGACCCCCACTTCATCAGTTTCCGATCACCAAACCTCTATCCAGAAGGTCTAGCGTGGGACCCAACAAAACAACACTTCCTCACTGGATCCTTCCATCACCGCACCATCTCATCAATCTCAGACGCCGGCGTCGTCCAAACCCTAATTTCCGACTCCTCCCTCCCCGAAAACGTAACCGTTTTAGGTCTCGCCGTCGATTCACGCAACAACCGCGTCCTCGCCGCGATCCACGCCGTGCAACCTCTCCCTCCTTTCAACGCACTCGCCGCCTACGACCTAAAATCCGGCCAGCGTCTCTTCCTCTCACTCCTCCCCTCCGATGAACACGCCATCGCAAACGACGTCGCTGTTGACTTCAACGGAAACGCTTACGTCACGAACTCCATCGGCAACTTCATCTGGAAGGTCAACGCGAAAGGAGAAGCTTCGATCTTCTCGAAATCGCCGAGGTTCACGGAACATCCAGTGGACCGCGATACACCGTATAGTTTCTGCGGACTCAACGGTATTGCTTAC
The genomic region above belongs to Cicer arietinum cultivar CDC Frontier isolate Library 1 chromosome 4, Cicar.CDCFrontier_v2.0, whole genome shotgun sequence and contains:
- the LOC101508135 gene encoding uncharacterized protein, producing the protein MSIHSSKHALTTYASIFLFLLIEISTPIKVIAGDPHFISFRSPNLYPEGLAWDPTKQHFLTGSFHHRTISSISDAGVVQTLISDSSLPENVTVLGLAVDSRNNRVLAAIHAVQPLPPFNALAAYDLKSGQRLFLSLLPSDEHAIANDVAVDFNGNAYVTNSIGNFIWKVNAKGEASIFSKSPRFTEHPVDRDTPYSFCGLNGIAYVSSGGYLLVGQSNTGKMFKVDAEDGTARHVLLNEDLTAPDGVVLRSDGVVLVVSPEVNKLWFLKSNSGWNEGVVYDKIDLDDEGYPTSVVARERDKAYVLYGYFSEGVLGNSERESFRIEEVRSPKESEDENVWIYVMIGFGLVYFLYWRFQMGQLVKNMDKKIN